In Nostocoides sp. HKS02, the DNA window CGCGAGTACGACGCGGTGCGCCAGATGGCGCGCGGCGGCGCGCGCTTCACCGCGGGTGGTCCGGGTGGCCAGGGCAACGGCGGCTTCGAGGACATCTTCTCCACGATGTTCGGTGGGGGTGGTGGCGCCGGGCCGCGCGTCCGGTACTCCACCGCGGGCGGCGGTGCACAACCCGACCTCGAGGACATCCTCGGCGGGATGTTCGGCGCAGGTGGCGGCCCGGCATACGGCGGGTTCGGCTCGACGCGCGGGCCCCGCAAGGGTGCGGACCTCACCGCCCGCACCTCACTGTCGTTCCGCGATGCCGTGACCGGGGCTACGGTAACGCTCGGCACCGCAGACGGCGGCCAGATCACGACGCGAATTCCCGCTGGTGTCAAGGATGGCCAGAAGATCCGGCTGCGCGGCAAGGGCCAGCCCGGCGACGCCGGGGCGCCCGCGGGCGACCTGATCCTCACCGTCTCCGTCGAGTCCCACCCGGTGTTCGCCCGCGAGGGCGACAACCTGACGCTCGAGCTGCCGGTGACCTTCGCCGAGGCGGCACTCGGGGCGACTGTCGCCGTTCCTACCCTCGACGGCAAGCCGGTCAAGGTGCGCATCGCCCCGGGCACTCCCAGCGGTCGGGTCCTGCGCGTCAAGGGTCGCGGAGTTCCCCGGCCCGACAAGCCCGGCGACCTGCTCGCCAAGGTCGCTGTCATCGTGCCCCAACGGCTCTCCGATGAGGCCAGGGCGGCCGTCGAGGTGCTCCAGACC includes these proteins:
- a CDS encoding DnaJ C-terminal domain-containing protein; translation: MASQDWFEKDFYAILGVPQDADAGAIKKAYRKLARQYHPDQNPGDSAAEQRFKEIGEANSVLSDPEQRREYDAVRQMARGGARFTAGGPGGQGNGGFEDIFSTMFGGGGGAGPRVRYSTAGGGAQPDLEDILGGMFGAGGGPAYGGFGSTRGPRKGADLTARTSLSFRDAVTGATVTLGTADGGQITTRIPAGVKDGQKIRLRGKGQPGDAGAPAGDLILTVSVESHPVFAREGDNLTLELPVTFAEAALGATVAVPTLDGKPVKVRIAPGTPSGRVLRVKGRGVPRPDKPGDLLAKVAVIVPQRLSDEARAAVEVLQTQDAGHDPRAELVRRGTEVGVDGRQVRVLAGR